In Planctomycetia bacterium, a single genomic region encodes these proteins:
- a CDS encoding type VI secretion system tube protein Hcp, with product MAFDAFLKFEPAAGSSEKIEGESTDSQFSGDKGWFEVKEFSFGIENTLNISSASGGAGAGKADFKEFTIKKQTDKASPLLAATCGKGGHYKEVFLHLRKSGVKAGAVSGGVYLMFHFKLVAVKSIEWSGSSGDDVPEESVVFEYGALQMTYFPQKKDGSLDSKVERAWNKLTNSNNYNG from the coding sequence ATGGCATTTGATGCATTTCTCAAATTCGAACCGGCCGCCGGCTCCAGCGAAAAGATTGAAGGCGAGAGCACGGACTCGCAGTTCTCCGGCGACAAGGGCTGGTTCGAAGTCAAGGAGTTCTCGTTCGGCATCGAAAACACTTTGAACATCTCCTCGGCTTCCGGCGGCGCCGGCGCCGGCAAAGCGGATTTCAAAGAGTTCACCATCAAGAAGCAAACCGACAAGGCCTCGCCGCTGCTGGCCGCCACCTGTGGCAAGGGCGGTCACTATAAGGAAGTGTTCTTGCACCTCCGCAAGTCGGGCGTCAAGGCCGGGGCCGTCTCGGGCGGCGTCTACCTGATGTTTCACTTCAAACTCGTCGCCGTCAAAAGCATCGAGTGGTCGGGTTCCTCAGGCGACGACGTACCCGAGGAATCGGTCGTGTTCGAGTACGGTGCGCTGCAGATGACGTACTTCCCGCAAAAGAAGGACGGCTCGTTGGACAGCAAGGTCGAGCGCGCCTGGAACAAGCTGACGAACTCCAACAATTACAACGGCTAG
- a CDS encoding type VI secretion system tube protein Hcp, translated as MAEAIDAFLELTPNGPPGGKMRNRIAGETADVKKKRSGNDPAAMEVTQFTFANAKALAAMKQQEEMQELASSRASASGDEATEMNLPTLGKSTTARTGKAEEDYRFQIRKQVDIASPFLMQAYFSNSFRGMRPEYNDFQQAKLTFRKTDARGPKTYLTILFTDVHVVGYQLETDGKAPPEETVDFCFQTCEMIYRPQEKTGVLGTKNIKGWDFRKQADYTSGGGGDDPPSADEPMLQSSTPPPAPPRPPAKR; from the coding sequence GTGGCAGAAGCAATCGACGCCTTTCTCGAGTTGACTCCCAACGGCCCGCCGGGCGGGAAGATGCGCAATCGCATCGCCGGCGAGACGGCGGACGTTAAGAAAAAGCGCTCCGGCAACGACCCCGCGGCGATGGAGGTCACGCAGTTCACGTTCGCCAATGCCAAGGCGCTGGCGGCGATGAAACAGCAGGAAGAGATGCAAGAGTTGGCGAGTTCTCGCGCCTCGGCGTCTGGCGACGAGGCGACGGAGATGAACCTGCCGACACTCGGCAAATCGACCACCGCGCGCACCGGCAAGGCGGAAGAAGATTACCGCTTTCAAATTCGCAAGCAAGTCGACATTGCTTCGCCATTCTTGATGCAAGCGTATTTCAGCAACTCGTTCCGCGGCATGCGGCCGGAATACAACGACTTCCAGCAAGCCAAACTGACGTTTCGCAAGACGGACGCGCGCGGGCCGAAGACGTATCTGACGATCCTGTTCACCGATGTCCACGTCGTGGGCTACCAGCTAGAAACCGACGGCAAGGCCCCGCCCGAAGAAACCGTCGACTTTTGTTTCCAAACCTGCGAGATGATTTATCGGCCGCAGGAAAAAACCGGCGTGCTGGGCACCAAGAACATCAAGGGCTGGGACTTCCGCAAGCAGGCGGACTACACCAGCGGCGGAGGCGGCGACGATCCGCCGTCCGCCGATGAGCCCATGCTGCAGTCCTCGACGCCTCCACCAGCGCCGCCGCGTCCCCCGGCGAAGCGCTAG
- the tssB gene encoding type VI secretion system contractile sheath small subunit — protein MAESLQHKLDRVRRPRVQVTYDVETGGAMQKTELPFVVGVLADLSGNPKEKLPALKQRKVVSIDRDNFNSVLEKAAPRVALKVDNKLTEEGGKVGVELNFKHIDDFEPARVAEQIPALRELLEMRRQLVQLSSKMEGNDKLEELLAQIITNPEAANKLAAEMGLTAGQKEVAE, from the coding sequence ATGGCTGAAAGCCTGCAACACAAGCTCGACCGCGTACGTCGACCCCGCGTCCAAGTGACGTACGACGTCGAAACCGGCGGCGCGATGCAAAAGACGGAACTGCCGTTCGTGGTCGGCGTCCTCGCCGACCTGTCCGGCAATCCCAAGGAAAAGCTGCCGGCGCTCAAGCAGCGCAAAGTGGTCAGCATTGACCGGGACAACTTTAACAGCGTGCTGGAAAAGGCCGCCCCGCGCGTGGCCCTCAAAGTCGACAACAAGTTGACCGAAGAGGGGGGCAAAGTGGGCGTGGAGTTGAACTTCAAGCACATCGACGACTTCGAGCCGGCCCGCGTCGCGGAACAAATCCCCGCGTTGCGTGAATTGTTGGAAATGCGCCGCCAGTTGGTGCAGCTCTCCAGCAAGATGGAAGGCAACGACAAGCTGGAAGAACTGCTCGCGCAGATCATTACAAACCCCGAGGCCGCGAACAAGCTGGCCGCCGAGATGGGACTCACCGCTGGTCAGAAAGAGGTGGCTGAATGA
- a CDS encoding type VI secretion system tube protein Hcp, with translation MANEVCDGFLKLVRDGQPLKGESSDVDFKDIIELLSFEFGSSQSFEDDYYAVQKVSDRRQLGMERMRGEVGGKGVKAMVQGFENLQKFEGKDLSEEDACQFKITKLLDWSSPDLFQAYCSVQNPERKIVFDSAQVSMRKTTGGKSKTYLEFHFGEVAVASYSIDISGDAAFKETISFSFGRCRMEYKPQDKAGGLGTLIQAGWSFIDRGEW, from the coding sequence ATGGCGAACGAAGTTTGCGACGGATTCCTGAAACTCGTCCGCGACGGCCAGCCGCTCAAGGGTGAATCCTCCGACGTGGATTTTAAGGACATCATCGAGTTGTTGTCCTTCGAATTCGGCTCCTCGCAAAGCTTCGAGGACGACTACTACGCCGTGCAAAAAGTCTCCGATCGCCGCCAGTTGGGTATGGAGCGAATGCGGGGAGAGGTCGGCGGCAAGGGCGTGAAGGCGATGGTGCAGGGTTTCGAGAACCTGCAGAAATTCGAGGGAAAAGACCTTTCCGAGGAAGACGCCTGTCAGTTCAAAATCACCAAGCTGCTGGACTGGTCGTCGCCGGATTTGTTCCAAGCGTATTGCAGCGTGCAGAATCCCGAACGCAAGATCGTGTTCGATAGCGCCCAGGTCAGCATGCGAAAAACGACCGGCGGAAAGTCGAAGACGTATCTCGAATTCCATTTTGGCGAAGTGGCCGTAGCCAGCTATTCCATCGATATCAGCGGCGACGCGGCCTTCAAGGAGACCATCTCGTTCTCGTTCGGCCGCTGCCGGATGGAATACAAGCCGCAAGATAAAGCCGGTGGCCTCGGCACGCTCATCCAGGCCGGCTGGAGCTTCATCGATCGCGGAGAATGGTAA
- the tssC gene encoding type VI secretion system contractile sheath large subunit — translation MSSAQQAKSAAGAETTEGLGLLDQVIAATKPQSSQEADRAKNYFKQFLEQVVTPGHVVSADVEANIKKWIGEIDKKLTVQLNEVIHHQEFQALESSWRGLHYLVHQSETGENLKIRVLNVSKRDLFKDLEKAAEFDQSALFKKIYEEEYGQLGGQPYGMLVGDYEFGRSSEDVSLLKMISNVAAAAHAPFISAASSKLFNFDSFTELSNPRDLTKIFDSVEYAQWKSFRESEDSRFVGLTLPHVLGRLPYGEAFKRVEEFNFEEFVDGKDHDKYLWMNAAWAYASRMTDAFSKYGWFARSRGVEGGGKVEGLPVHTFPTDDGDVAMKCPTEIAITDRREFELSNLGFLPMLHAKGTDYAVFMGAQSCQKPKTYFDADANSNAELSAKLNLIMCTSRFAHYLKVMARDKIGSFMEAKDCAEWLNDWIRQYCCDPNGASDETKAKYPLADARVDVREIKGRPGWYEAVAYLRPHYQLETLSTSLRLVAEVPQKGG, via the coding sequence ATGAGTAGCGCTCAACAAGCAAAATCCGCCGCAGGCGCCGAGACGACCGAAGGTCTCGGCCTGCTGGATCAAGTGATTGCCGCGACGAAGCCGCAATCGAGCCAGGAAGCCGATCGCGCCAAGAACTACTTCAAGCAGTTCCTGGAGCAGGTCGTCACCCCGGGCCACGTGGTTTCGGCCGATGTGGAAGCCAACATCAAGAAGTGGATCGGCGAGATCGACAAGAAGCTCACCGTCCAACTGAACGAGGTCATTCACCACCAGGAATTCCAGGCGCTGGAATCGAGCTGGCGCGGGCTGCACTACCTCGTGCACCAATCGGAAACCGGCGAGAACCTGAAGATTCGCGTGCTGAACGTCAGCAAGCGCGATCTGTTCAAAGACCTGGAAAAGGCCGCTGAGTTCGATCAAAGCGCGCTGTTCAAGAAGATTTACGAGGAAGAATACGGCCAACTCGGCGGTCAGCCCTACGGGATGCTGGTCGGCGATTACGAGTTCGGCCGCTCGTCGGAAGACGTCAGCCTGTTGAAGATGATCTCGAACGTGGCCGCCGCGGCGCATGCGCCGTTCATTTCGGCCGCGTCGTCGAAGTTGTTCAACTTCGACAGCTTCACGGAGCTCTCCAATCCGCGCGATTTGACGAAGATCTTCGATAGCGTCGAATACGCGCAGTGGAAGTCGTTCCGCGAATCGGAAGATTCCCGCTTCGTCGGCCTGACGCTGCCGCACGTGCTGGGGCGTTTGCCCTATGGCGAGGCCTTCAAGCGCGTGGAGGAGTTCAACTTCGAAGAATTCGTCGACGGCAAGGACCACGACAAGTATCTCTGGATGAACGCCGCCTGGGCCTACGCCTCGCGGATGACCGACGCGTTCTCCAAGTACGGCTGGTTCGCCCGCAGCCGCGGCGTTGAAGGGGGCGGTAAGGTCGAAGGCCTGCCGGTCCACACCTTCCCGACCGACGACGGCGACGTGGCGATGAAGTGCCCGACGGAAATCGCCATCACCGACCGCCGCGAGTTCGAGCTTTCGAACTTGGGCTTCCTGCCGATGTTGCACGCCAAGGGGACCGACTACGCGGTCTTCATGGGCGCGCAGTCGTGCCAGAAGCCGAAGACGTACTTCGACGCGGACGCCAATTCCAATGCGGAGTTGTCGGCCAAGTTGAACCTGATCATGTGCACCTCGCGGTTCGCTCACTACTTGAAGGTGATGGCCCGCGACAAGATCGGTTCGTTCATGGAAGCTAAGGATTGCGCCGAGTGGCTCAACGACTGGATTCGGCAGTACTGCTGCGATCCGAACGGCGCCAGCGACGAGACGAAGGCCAAATACCCCTTGGCCGACGCGCGCGTCGATGTGCGCGAGATCAAGGGACGTCCCGGCTGGTACGAGGCGGTCGCCTACCTGCGCCCGCACTACCAATTGGAAACCTTGAGCACGTCTCTCCGCCTGGTGGCCGAAGTGCCGCAGAAGGGCGGTTGA
- a CDS encoding type VI secretion system tube protein Hcp: protein MAFDAFIKFEPAAGSSETITGESTDSSFAGKDGWFEVKEFSFGIENTLNISSASGGAGAGKADFKEFTIKKQTDKASPLLAATCGKGGHYKEVQLFLRKSGVSSGEKSGGVYLEFHFKLVAVKSIEWSGSSGDDVPEESVVFEYGALKMKYFPQTKDGTLGKVVERAWNKLTNSNNYDA from the coding sequence ATGGCGTTTGACGCATTCATCAAGTTCGAGCCGGCGGCCGGTTCCAGCGAGACGATCACGGGCGAAAGCACGGACTCCTCATTCGCCGGCAAGGACGGCTGGTTCGAGGTCAAAGAGTTCTCGTTCGGGATCGAGAACACCTTGAACATCTCCTCGGCCTCGGGCGGCGCCGGCGCCGGCAAGGCGGATTTCAAAGAATTCACTATCAAGAAGCAAACCGACAAGGCCTCGCCCTTGCTGGCCGCCACGTGCGGCAAAGGCGGCCACTACAAGGAAGTTCAGTTGTTCCTGCGGAAGTCCGGCGTTTCGTCCGGCGAAAAGTCGGGCGGCGTTTACTTGGAGTTCCACTTCAAGCTCGTGGCCGTCAAGAGCATCGAATGGTCCGGATCGTCGGGCGATGACGTGCCAGAAGAGTCCGTCGTGTTCGAGTACGGCGCGCTGAAGATGAAATACTTTCCGCAAACGAAAGACGGCACGCTGGGCAAAGTGGTCGAACGCGCCTGGAACAAATTGACGAACTCCAACAACTACGACGCTTAG
- a CDS encoding selenium-binding family protein, whose protein sequence is MQRREFLSTSAALSAAALATPQWLGAHEHHQHGGSASAGPGYATPLEAMKSPPEKLLYTTALYVGTGVKQPDYLATVDVDPSSPTYSQVVHRLEMPTLGDELHHFGWNACSSCHGHVDMERRFLIVPGLSSSRIHIVSCKKDAPPKLHKVIERDEIVRQTGLTAPHTVHCLADGNIMISMLGDAEGDGPGGFLLLDQDFNIAGRWEQDAAAMKYNYDFWYQPRHNVMVSSEWAAPKTFSAGFKLDDVAAGKFGQQIHFWDWEARKITNTVDLGEAGRIPLEVRFQHNPTGKHGYVGAALSSTMWHLHQEGDAWGAKQVIAVEPVEAEGWPFPVPGLITDLLLSMDDKYLYFSNWLHGDIRQYDITNPAEPKLVGQVWIGGVLGKAPKIAGQQLVGGPQMLQLSLDGKRLYVTSSLFSSWDNQFFPKMAETGSFMLQIDCDTEKGGLKVNEKFFVDFGKEPHGPARAHEMRYPGGDCTSDIWV, encoded by the coding sequence ATGCAACGCCGCGAATTCCTCTCCACCTCCGCTGCACTGAGCGCCGCTGCGCTGGCGACGCCGCAGTGGCTGGGGGCCCACGAACACCATCAGCACGGCGGCAGCGCCAGCGCCGGACCGGGCTACGCCACGCCGCTGGAGGCGATGAAATCGCCTCCGGAGAAGCTGCTCTACACGACCGCGCTCTACGTCGGGACCGGCGTTAAGCAGCCGGACTATCTGGCCACCGTCGACGTCGATCCCAGTTCGCCGACCTACTCCCAGGTCGTCCATCGCCTGGAGATGCCGACGCTGGGGGACGAACTGCACCATTTCGGTTGGAACGCCTGCAGTTCCTGCCATGGGCATGTGGACATGGAGCGCCGGTTTTTGATCGTGCCGGGGCTGAGTTCGTCGCGGATTCATATCGTAAGTTGCAAAAAGGACGCTCCGCCGAAGCTGCACAAGGTGATCGAGCGGGACGAGATCGTTCGGCAGACCGGGCTGACGGCACCGCACACCGTCCATTGCCTGGCGGACGGAAACATCATGATCTCAATGCTCGGGGACGCCGAAGGGGACGGCCCCGGCGGGTTCTTACTGTTGGACCAGGATTTCAACATCGCAGGGCGCTGGGAGCAGGATGCGGCGGCGATGAAGTACAACTACGACTTCTGGTACCAGCCGCGCCACAACGTGATGGTCAGCAGCGAATGGGCCGCTCCGAAGACCTTTTCCGCCGGCTTCAAGTTGGACGACGTCGCCGCCGGCAAGTTCGGACAGCAGATTCACTTCTGGGACTGGGAAGCGCGAAAGATCACCAACACGGTGGATCTCGGCGAAGCCGGTCGCATCCCATTGGAAGTTCGCTTCCAGCACAACCCGACCGGCAAGCACGGCTACGTCGGTGCAGCGCTCTCCAGCACGATGTGGCATTTGCACCAGGAGGGGGACGCCTGGGGAGCGAAGCAAGTGATTGCCGTCGAGCCGGTTGAGGCCGAAGGCTGGCCGTTCCCGGTGCCTGGTCTGATCACGGATTTGTTACTTTCGATGGACGACAAATACCTGTATTTCTCCAACTGGCTGCACGGCGATATCCGCCAATACGACATCACCAACCCGGCGGAACCAAAGCTCGTCGGCCAGGTCTGGATCGGCGGCGTGCTGGGCAAAGCGCCCAAGATCGCCGGGCAGCAACTGGTTGGCGGCCCGCAGATGCTGCAACTCAGCCTGGACGGCAAGCGGCTCTACGTGACCAGTTCACTGTTCAGCAGTTGGGACAACCAGTTCTTCCCCAAGATGGCGGAAACCGGCTCGTTCATGTTGCAAATCGACTGCGACACCGAAAAAGGCGGGCTCAAGGTCAACGAGAAGTTCTTCGTCGACTTTGGTAAGGAACCGCATGGTCCGGCCCGGGCGCATGAGATGCGCTACCCCGGGGGCGACTGCACTTCGGATATCTGGGTGTAG